From Flavobacterium alkalisoli, the proteins below share one genomic window:
- a CDS encoding TolC family protein, producing the protein MRKIITYFNNKTLKCFVAAMILLAAPALQAQDETQNFSFTLNEAIQHALEYNRTVINSERDIAAANKKKWETIATGLPQISASGNYQYNFELQKNVVPAEFFGGNPGEFVEVAFGTKHSVDARATLNQLIFDGSYIVGLKAAKVYLAYYENSKQKTDIEVKEQVINAYGNVLLLQESVAILEKNKATLQKNYTETNESYKNGLSEEEDVEQISITLAKIDSSLKNAVRLSDISLNMLKIILGIELNDGLVLTDKLESLTEENLDLSIAAGEFNVEQNIDYKLGKINTIQQELLMKQEKSKALPTLSTNLAFGYNGFNNDFNFFQSNQQWLNYSYLGVSLNVPIFSSLQRSARTQQAKIALEQARTQQEELEQNLKLRYQQAKSEYEYSIEEYFTSKNNLRLAERIENKQQIKFKEGLSSSFEFTEAQRQLYAAQQDYLESMTEVIDKRAALEKLTAQ; encoded by the coding sequence ATGAGGAAAATCATCACTTATTTTAACAACAAAACCTTAAAATGTTTTGTTGCAGCAATGATTCTCTTAGCAGCACCGGCCCTACAGGCACAGGATGAAACACAAAATTTCTCCTTCACCCTTAATGAGGCCATACAGCATGCCCTTGAGTATAACCGCACGGTTATAAACTCTGAAAGAGATATCGCCGCAGCAAACAAGAAAAAATGGGAAACCATTGCTACAGGTTTGCCGCAAATTAGTGCCAGCGGTAACTATCAGTACAATTTTGAGTTACAGAAAAACGTTGTCCCGGCCGAATTCTTTGGCGGCAACCCGGGAGAATTTGTAGAAGTGGCATTTGGCACTAAACACTCTGTTGATGCCAGGGCTACACTAAACCAGCTTATTTTTGACGGAAGTTATATAGTAGGCCTTAAAGCTGCTAAAGTATATTTAGCCTACTACGAAAACTCTAAGCAAAAAACAGACATCGAAGTAAAAGAGCAGGTAATTAATGCATACGGAAATGTGTTGCTACTACAGGAAAGCGTTGCTATTCTTGAAAAAAACAAAGCTACATTACAAAAGAATTACACAGAAACAAACGAAAGTTACAAAAACGGACTTTCGGAAGAAGAAGATGTAGAGCAGATTTCCATTACACTTGCAAAAATTGACAGTTCACTTAAAAACGCTGTAAGGCTTAGCGACATCTCGCTTAACATGCTTAAGATAATATTAGGTATAGAACTTAACGATGGACTGGTACTTACCGATAAACTGGAAAGCCTAACTGAGGAAAATCTGGACCTTAGCATTGCTGCAGGAGAGTTTAACGTAGAACAAAACATAGACTATAAGTTAGGTAAAATCAACACGATTCAACAAGAGTTGTTGATGAAACAGGAAAAAAGCAAAGCACTGCCTACCCTTTCAACAAACCTGGCTTTTGGTTACAATGGTTTTAATAACGATTTCAACTTTTTCCAGAGCAATCAGCAATGGCTTAATTACTCTTACTTAGGTGTTAGCCTTAATGTGCCTATTTTCAGCAGCCTTCAAAGAAGTGCAAGAACGCAACAGGCTAAAATAGCTTTAGAGCAGGCAAGAACGCAACAGGAAGAGCTTGAACAAAACCTTAAGTTAAGATATCAGCAGGCTAAAAGTGAATATGAGTACAGTATAGAAGAATACTTTACATCTAAAAATAACTTAAGATTAGCCGAGCGTATAGAAAACAAACAACAAATAAAGTTTAAGGAAGGTTTGTCCAGCAGCTTTGAGTTTACAGAGGCTCAGCGTCAGCTTTATGCTGCACAGCAGGATTATTTAGAATCTATGACCGAAGTGATAGATAAAAGGGCAGCCCTTGAAAAACTAACCGCACAATAA
- a CDS encoding efflux RND transporter periplasmic adaptor subunit: protein MKKLVYISAFSLLLFSCGEKKLNVDEVVESNDINKIREAREKVHADYEALAAQLAKIDAAIDSLDPNRSRILVKTIAVKDTTFTHFIEIQGNVDTKQNILIYPEFSGILQQLNVKAGQRVSKGQILARIDDGGVSAQVAQAQAQLDLAQTTFDRQKRLWDQKIGSEIQYLQAKTSLESQQKVVAQLQSQLNKTVVRAPFSGTIDEVMTEKGKVVSPGQELFRIVNLGDMYVSATVPETYLSQIKLGAPVEVRLNAIGKTYKGKVRQIGNYINPNNRTFGIEVALPNPENLLRPNQVAVLKIEDYKTDKALLLPENIIQQKAGGRLVVYTVDKSDKDEVKAVEQEVKTGYTSDGYVEIKSGITTGEEIITDGAKSIKDGSTVEIIK, encoded by the coding sequence ATGAAAAAATTAGTATATATATCTGCGTTTTCACTCCTTCTTTTTTCATGCGGAGAGAAAAAACTAAACGTTGATGAAGTTGTAGAATCTAACGACATCAATAAAATAAGGGAAGCACGAGAAAAAGTGCATGCCGACTATGAAGCACTTGCTGCACAACTTGCAAAAATTGATGCTGCAATCGATTCGCTTGACCCTAACAGAAGCAGGATATTGGTTAAAACTATAGCTGTTAAGGACACTACATTTACCCACTTTATAGAAATACAGGGTAATGTAGACACTAAACAAAACATACTTATATATCCTGAGTTTTCGGGCATACTGCAACAGCTTAATGTAAAAGCAGGTCAAAGAGTATCTAAAGGACAGATTCTTGCAAGAATAGATGATGGCGGAGTAAGCGCACAGGTTGCTCAGGCTCAGGCTCAACTTGATTTAGCCCAAACAACTTTTGACAGACAGAAAAGACTTTGGGATCAAAAAATAGGTAGCGAAATACAGTACCTACAGGCAAAAACATCATTAGAAAGCCAGCAAAAAGTAGTAGCTCAGTTACAGTCGCAATTAAACAAAACTGTAGTTAGAGCTCCGTTCTCCGGTACTATAGACGAAGTTATGACCGAAAAAGGTAAAGTAGTAAGCCCAGGCCAGGAACTGTTCAGGATAGTAAACCTTGGTGATATGTATGTATCTGCTACAGTGCCTGAAACTTACCTAAGCCAGATTAAACTTGGTGCTCCTGTAGAGGTACGCCTTAATGCAATAGGCAAAACTTACAAAGGTAAAGTACGTCAGATAGGTAACTACATCAATCCTAATAACAGAACATTTGGTATAGAGGTAGCACTTCCTAATCCTGAAAACCTATTACGCCCTAATCAGGTTGCGGTACTTAAAATAGAAGATTACAAAACCGATAAAGCACTATTGCTTCCTGAAAACATCATACAGCAAAAAGCAGGCGGAAGACTTGTGGTTTATACTGTAGACAAATCAGACAAGGATGAAGTAAAAGCTGTTGAGCAGGAAGTAAAAACAGGTTATACTTCTGATGGTTATGTGGAGATCAAATCGGGTATTACTACCGGAGAAGAAATCATTACTGATGGAGCTAAGAGTATTAAAGACGGCTCAACCGTAGAAATTATTAAGTAA
- a CDS encoding efflux RND transporter permease subunit produces the protein MSKKIEKSFGISTWAINNKMTVYVITAIIFLGGLISYYSMPRESFPEIKETKIYVSSINPGNSAEDVEKLITKPLEDEFNNISGVTKITSNTLEDYSMILVEFDEDITVEDAKQKVKDKVDKVKADTEWPTLDGGAKVEPNTFDLNIAEEFPILNVNLTGDFTSEKLKEFAEYLEDRIERLPQIKEAAIRGAEDKEVEIAVDIYKMAAAQVSFDDIINAVKFENKTISGGSVTRDGIKKNIRVIGEIDDPAQLENIIVKHQDGKVYLRDIANVTFKEKERTTYAREYGKPVVMLDIKKRSGKNMVEAVDGVKAIIEKAQANYFPKGLNITYANDQSSRTIAQVDDLVNNIIFGVVLVVVVLMFFLGLRNALFVGIAIPLSMFMSYMILASLGITLNTMVLFALVMGLGMLVDNGIVVVENVYSLMSQGMSRKKAAIEGIGEIAWPIIASTATTLAAFFPLGLWPGTMGKFMIYFPMTLSIVLGSSLFVALVINAMLTSDFMRLEEKEMPKKRMIILSLIIGIIGAVTLMGGFATGSGALKGMGNLMLFFVIMMWIYKYFLLKRMDKFQRNSLVWLENKYKNFLDFALSRFWPRVFFVGTFLILIASFIAVDVSQPNVLFFPENQPNQIMVYIEFPEGTDIKKTDAFTKIIEEKVYKIANKYVENGSNYMVESAIAQVGQGAGNPQTEGGSENDMPHRGKVTLTMTEFKYRKGKNSQDVMDEIREVVKGYAGVSVIVEKEQNGPPAGYPINIEITGEDYNQMLAEAEKMKTFINGKNIAGIEELKIDVNKQKPGVDIQVDIDKAGQLGITSGQVGQTLRRSVYGEKISTYKEGKDDYEINVRLEEDQRNDNNILYNQPITFRNQATGKLVQVPISAITEAENSVTFNTIKRKNLKRVITVYSNVTTGYNGNIIVERIKKELSDYKMPGEITYSFTGEQEEQSKNMGFLVKALLIALGGIVLILVAQFNSVSKPVIIMMSVVLSFGGVFFGMVFFGDDFVIIMTMMGIISLAGIVVNNAIVLIDYTQLLIDRKLAEKGMDKDELLTKEEYRDLIVEGGRSRLRPVLLTAITTVLGLVPLAIGLNIDFFNLFIEYNPKIYLGGDNVIFWGPLAKTVIYGLIFATFLTLVIVPVMFFMLQKIKIRLKKQPVHH, from the coding sequence ATGAGTAAAAAAATAGAGAAAAGTTTCGGCATATCCACCTGGGCCATAAACAACAAGATGACAGTATATGTTATCACGGCCATTATATTTTTGGGTGGACTTATCTCCTACTATTCCATGCCAAGGGAAAGCTTCCCTGAAATTAAGGAGACCAAGATATATGTAAGCTCAATAAACCCCGGCAACTCGGCCGAGGATGTTGAAAAGCTTATAACAAAACCACTTGAGGATGAGTTTAACAACATATCAGGGGTAACAAAAATTACCTCAAATACGCTGGAAGACTATTCCATGATTTTAGTGGAATTTGATGAGGATATTACAGTAGAAGATGCTAAGCAAAAGGTTAAGGATAAAGTAGACAAGGTTAAAGCAGATACCGAATGGCCTACCCTTGATGGGGGGGCTAAAGTTGAGCCTAACACCTTTGACCTTAACATTGCAGAAGAGTTCCCTATACTAAACGTTAACCTTACCGGTGACTTTACTTCAGAAAAATTAAAAGAGTTTGCCGAATATCTTGAAGACCGTATTGAGAGGCTTCCGCAAATTAAGGAAGCTGCCATTCGCGGTGCGGAAGATAAAGAGGTTGAAATTGCGGTAGACATTTATAAAATGGCTGCTGCACAGGTTAGCTTTGACGACATTATTAATGCCGTAAAGTTTGAAAACAAAACCATATCAGGTGGTAGTGTAACCCGCGACGGTATTAAAAAGAACATAAGGGTAATTGGTGAAATAGACGACCCTGCACAGCTTGAAAACATCATTGTTAAGCACCAGGACGGTAAAGTATACCTTAGGGACATTGCTAACGTAACCTTTAAGGAAAAGGAAAGAACAACCTATGCCCGTGAATACGGTAAGCCGGTTGTTATGCTTGACATTAAAAAGCGAAGCGGTAAAAACATGGTTGAAGCCGTAGACGGTGTTAAGGCAATTATCGAGAAAGCTCAGGCAAACTACTTCCCTAAAGGACTTAACATTACTTATGCTAACGACCAGTCTTCAAGAACTATCGCTCAGGTAGACGACCTTGTAAACAACATCATCTTTGGTGTGGTACTGGTGGTTGTGGTACTAATGTTCTTCCTTGGTTTACGTAATGCCTTATTCGTAGGTATCGCTATCCCGTTATCAATGTTCATGTCATACATGATACTTGCCTCATTAGGTATCACGCTTAATACCATGGTGCTTTTTGCGCTGGTAATGGGTCTGGGTATGCTTGTGGATAATGGTATTGTGGTTGTGGAAAACGTATACTCGCTCATGAGTCAGGGTATGTCGCGCAAAAAAGCGGCCATAGAAGGTATTGGTGAAATTGCATGGCCTATTATCGCCTCTACAGCAACTACCCTTGCGGCCTTCTTCCCTCTTGGTTTATGGCCGGGTACTATGGGTAAATTCATGATCTATTTCCCAATGACGTTATCTATTGTATTAGGTTCATCACTGTTTGTGGCATTGGTAATTAACGCGATGCTTACTTCCGACTTTATGAGGCTGGAAGAAAAAGAAATGCCTAAAAAGAGAATGATAATACTAAGCCTTATTATAGGTATTATAGGTGCTGTTACATTAATGGGCGGATTTGCAACAGGATCCGGTGCATTAAAAGGTATGGGTAACCTAATGTTGTTCTTTGTAATAATGATGTGGATTTACAAATACTTCCTGCTTAAGCGTATGGACAAATTCCAAAGGAACAGTCTTGTATGGCTTGAAAATAAATACAAAAACTTTCTGGATTTTGCACTTTCAAGGTTTTGGCCAAGAGTATTCTTTGTAGGAACTTTCCTTATACTAATCGCATCGTTTATTGCTGTAGATGTTTCTCAGCCAAATGTATTGTTCTTCCCGGAAAACCAGCCTAACCAGATAATGGTTTACATAGAATTCCCAGAAGGTACCGATATTAAAAAGACTGATGCCTTTACGAAAATAATAGAGGAAAAAGTATACAAGATTGCCAACAAGTATGTGGAAAACGGCAGCAACTACATGGTAGAAAGTGCAATTGCACAGGTTGGTCAGGGAGCAGGTAACCCACAAACCGAAGGCGGGTCTGAAAACGACATGCCTCACAGAGGTAAGGTAACCCTTACCATGACCGAGTTCAAATATCGTAAAGGCAAAAACAGCCAGGACGTAATGGACGAGATAAGGGAAGTAGTTAAAGGTTATGCCGGTGTATCGGTTATAGTGGAAAAAGAGCAGAACGGACCTCCGGCTGGTTATCCTATCAACATAGAGATTACCGGAGAGGACTACAACCAGATGCTTGCGGAAGCCGAAAAGATGAAAACTTTTATAAACGGTAAAAATATTGCCGGCATAGAAGAGCTTAAAATAGATGTAAACAAACAAAAGCCGGGTGTAGATATCCAGGTGGACATAGACAAGGCCGGGCAGTTAGGTATTACATCTGGCCAGGTAGGCCAAACTTTAAGAAGATCGGTTTACGGGGAAAAAATCTCTACTTATAAAGAAGGTAAAGACGATTATGAAATTAACGTAAGGCTTGAAGAAGACCAGCGTAATGATAACAACATACTGTACAACCAGCCTATTACCTTTAGGAACCAGGCTACAGGTAAACTGGTACAGGTGCCTATCTCTGCTATTACTGAGGCAGAAAACTCAGTTACTTTTAACACGATCAAGAGAAAGAACCTTAAAAGAGTAATCACAGTATACTCTAACGTAACCACAGGTTATAACGGTAACATTATCGTAGAAAGAATTAAAAAAGAACTTTCTGACTATAAGATGCCGGGCGAAATTACCTACTCCTTTACAGGAGAGCAGGAAGAACAGTCTAAAAACATGGGCTTCCTTGTAAAAGCACTTTTAATTGCTTTAGGAGGTATCGTATTAATTCTTGTGGCACAGTTTAACTCGGTATCAAAACCTGTTATTATTATGATGTCGGTAGTATTGAGTTTCGGAGGGGTATTCTTTGGTATGGTATTCTTTGGCGACGACTTCGTAATTATTATGACCATGATGGGTATTATATCGCTAGCAGGTATTGTGGTAAACAACGCCATTGTACTTATTGACTATACCCAACTCCTTATAGACCGTAAACTGGCCGAAAAAGGAATGGACAAAGATGAACTGCTAACAAAAGAGGAATACAGGGATCTTATTGTAGAAGGTGGCCGCAGCCGTTTAAGACCGGTACTATTAACGGCTATTACAACCGTATTAGGGCTTGTACCTCTGGCAATAGGACTTAACATAGACTTCTTTAATTTATTTATTGAGTACAATCCTAAGATTTATTTGGGTGGTGATAACGTAATCTTTTGGGGTCCATTGGCAAAAACCGTAATCTACGGACTTATATTTGCCACTTTCCTTACCCTGGTAATTGTTCCGGTTATGTTCTTCATGCTTCAGAAAATAAAAATCAGGCTTAAAAAACAACCTGTCCACCATTAA
- a CDS encoding TonB-dependent receptor, with the protein MNISILKKALFSLMLICTAVATAQERGKINGTITLSGNTPAENITVVLKGTAFSSVTNTQGNYEIKNVKPGNYVLRVSAIGIVPVEENITLAAGQTISKNFTLAESQEELDEIVIDGKGNKFTRSKSAVVSKMPLKDIENPQVYNVITSELLKEQVVTNFDDALKNAPGIDKLWEATGRGGDGAGYFSLRGFAVQPTMVNGLPSITNGSPDPANMESIEVIKGPSGTLFGSSLVSYGGLININTKKPYNFFGGNISYTAGTYGLNRFTADINTPLNDDKTALFRLNAAYHTENSFQDAGFKKSLFVAPSLSYKVNDKLSFLVNTEFFNGKSTNQTMLFLDRGAELRVHDMNEFKYDNKRSYTGNDLYIETPTFNIQAIMNYKLSEQWTSQTVFSRTSAKSQGYYSYLYESTRFTPVTDGVVLSRYISNQNSETYGTDIQQNFIGDFEIGGLFRNRIVVGLDYFNRNVVNNSGAYVGNGLIYIGDNLQQFNELVLGNTDPATFTDDTGILTQAGTDALLENSPINPSKTSQETYSAYASNVINFLPSLSAMVSLRVDRFANKGDLSTTSDDYNQTAFSPKFGIVFQPILDKVAVFANYMNGFNNIAPITGTSNETFTFDPEQANQFETGAKFNLLNNKVIATVSYYDIKVSNTVIQVAPNEYSQGGERYSRGLEASVTASPINGLNIIAGYSYNDSLLETAAEGDDFAGKRPESAGPRNLANLWASYRFKGGKLNGFGLGFGGNYASKNLIFNRNVGGTFTLPEYTVLNASAFYSVDAFSITLKVDNITNKDYYKGWSTISPQKPRIFSANVTYNF; encoded by the coding sequence ATGAATATCTCTATACTAAAAAAAGCACTGTTTAGCCTTATGCTAATCTGTACAGCGGTAGCAACTGCACAGGAACGCGGCAAAATAAACGGTACAATTACCTTGAGCGGCAATACACCTGCCGAAAACATTACGGTGGTTCTTAAGGGAACTGCTTTTTCATCGGTTACAAACACTCAGGGAAATTACGAAATTAAAAATGTAAAACCGGGTAACTATGTACTTCGTGTTTCTGCAATAGGTATCGTGCCTGTTGAAGAAAACATTACTCTGGCAGCCGGACAAACTATTTCAAAAAACTTTACCCTTGCAGAAAGCCAGGAAGAGCTTGATGAAATTGTAATAGACGGTAAAGGAAACAAGTTTACTCGCTCAAAAAGTGCTGTAGTTTCTAAAATGCCTTTAAAAGATATTGAAAACCCACAGGTTTACAATGTAATCACATCAGAACTATTAAAAGAACAGGTAGTTACAAACTTTGACGATGCCCTTAAAAATGCTCCCGGTATAGACAAACTATGGGAAGCAACAGGACGTGGCGGAGATGGTGCAGGCTACTTCTCATTAAGAGGTTTTGCCGTACAGCCAACAATGGTTAATGGTTTACCATCTATCACAAACGGAAGCCCTGATCCTGCAAATATGGAAAGTATCGAAGTTATTAAGGGCCCTTCAGGAACTTTATTCGGTAGCTCTCTGGTATCTTATGGAGGTTTAATAAATATCAATACTAAAAAGCCATATAACTTCTTTGGCGGAAATATATCTTATACTGCCGGTACTTATGGATTAAATAGATTTACAGCAGACATCAACACACCGCTTAACGACGATAAAACTGCTCTCTTCCGTTTAAATGCTGCTTATCATACAGAAAACAGTTTCCAGGATGCAGGGTTTAAAAAATCGCTATTTGTAGCTCCTTCATTATCTTATAAAGTAAACGACAAACTGTCTTTCCTTGTTAATACAGAATTCTTTAATGGAAAAAGCACTAACCAGACAATGCTTTTCTTAGACAGGGGTGCAGAACTTAGGGTACACGACATGAACGAGTTTAAATATGACAACAAACGTTCTTACACAGGTAACGACCTTTATATAGAGACTCCTACGTTTAACATCCAAGCGATAATGAACTACAAACTGTCTGAACAATGGACTTCTCAAACAGTATTCTCAAGAACATCAGCAAAATCTCAGGGATACTACTCTTACCTGTATGAATCAACAAGGTTTACACCTGTAACAGACGGTGTTGTATTAAGCCGTTACATCAGCAACCAAAATTCTGAAACCTACGGGACAGATATACAGCAAAACTTCATTGGTGATTTTGAAATCGGAGGTTTATTCAGAAACAGAATCGTTGTAGGTCTTGACTATTTTAACCGAAATGTAGTTAACAACAGTGGTGCTTATGTAGGTAATGGTTTGATTTATATTGGTGACAACCTTCAGCAGTTTAACGAACTTGTATTAGGTAATACAGATCCGGCTACATTTACAGATGACACTGGTATACTTACCCAGGCCGGTACTGATGCTCTTCTTGAAAACAGCCCTATAAACCCATCAAAAACAAGCCAGGAAACATATAGTGCTTATGCTTCTAATGTTATAAACTTCCTGCCATCACTATCAGCAATGGTAAGTTTAAGGGTAGACCGTTTTGCAAACAAAGGAGACCTGAGTACTACAAGCGATGATTATAACCAAACTGCATTTTCTCCTAAATTCGGTATCGTTTTCCAGCCTATTCTTGATAAAGTAGCAGTTTTTGCTAACTACATGAATGGATTTAACAACATTGCTCCTATAACAGGTACAAGTAATGAGACATTTACTTTTGACCCTGAACAGGCTAATCAGTTTGAAACAGGTGCCAAATTTAACCTTTTAAACAACAAGGTTATTGCTACGGTAAGCTACTATGATATTAAAGTAAGCAATACGGTAATCCAGGTAGCTCCTAATGAATATTCACAAGGAGGTGAGCGTTACAGCAGAGGTCTTGAAGCGAGTGTTACTGCAAGCCCCATAAATGGTCTTAATATTATTGCAGGATACAGCTATAACGACAGTTTACTGGAAACAGCTGCCGAAGGAGATGATTTTGCAGGAAAAAGACCTGAAAGTGCAGGACCCAGAAACCTGGCAAACCTTTGGGCAAGCTATAGATTTAAAGGTGGTAAACTAAACGGATTCGGTCTTGGATTTGGTGGTAACTATGCCAGTAAAAACCTAATCTTTAACAGAAACGTTGGTGGTACATTTACCTTACCGGAATATACAGTACTAAATGCCTCAGCTTTCTATAGCGTAGATGCTTTTAGTATTACATTAAAAGTTGATAACATTACTAATAAGGATTATTATAAAGGCTGGTCTACAATCAGTCCGCAAAAGCCAAGAATTTTCTCAGCAAACGTAACGTATAATTTCTAA
- a CDS encoding DUF4198 domain-containing protein, whose translation MVYSKTHYHSVAKVEVGNKPAQTAAINPEGLTIVDITKKEHKEKGQATLKVLYKGEPVKGQEVTVFISDLWSKKVWTDENGQVQFTFPWKTKYILEVTTKEEIPGNYNGKEYQFIWHCATYAIPLG comes from the coding sequence TTGGTATATTCAAAAACACATTACCATTCTGTAGCAAAGGTAGAAGTAGGTAACAAACCTGCCCAGACAGCGGCTATTAACCCTGAAGGGCTAACAATTGTAGACATTACTAAAAAAGAGCACAAAGAAAAAGGGCAAGCTACCTTAAAAGTGCTTTATAAAGGTGAGCCTGTAAAAGGACAGGAAGTGACCGTATTTATTTCAGACCTTTGGTCTAAAAAAGTATGGACAGATGAAAACGGACAGGTACAGTTTACATTCCCTTGGAAAACAAAATATATTCTTGAGGTAACAACAAAAGAAGAAATTCCGGGAAATTATAACGGTAAAGAATATCAGTTTATATGGCATTGTGCCACTTATGCTATTCCTTTAGGATAA
- a CDS encoding PepSY-associated TM helix domain-containing protein: MSKKKGKKKGFKHWIGKMHLWLGLTSGLMVLFLAVTGCIYVFSQEIVEWQRSDEIYVPEVKENRLPVSALWKQTQKAIGDSIQINDVHVYKNPEKSLEFHCFKASPESESIWYFNTVEYYYKVYTDPYTGKVLGIYNEKMDFFNIVKMLHWSLLLKTEIGQPIVGWGTFIFVIMLITGIILWWPKNKAARKQRFKFQWKDSTQWRRKNYDLHNILGFYISVIVIIIAFTGMVWAFTWFQAIVYVAGSQSITPPEVVKKESVISNNDKDIAFDKACAYTEKQYSDADAYSIGKPVEDKGVIDVYVQQYPGKYYVYHQLMFDQYTGELLHKRNHSEKNFGEKLITANYDIHVGAILGIPGKIIVFIASFIAGMLPVTGFLIWWGRRNKKVGKTKPTVSK, encoded by the coding sequence ATGAGCAAAAAGAAAGGTAAAAAGAAAGGCTTTAAGCATTGGATAGGTAAAATGCACTTATGGCTGGGGTTAACCTCCGGCCTCATGGTTTTGTTCCTTGCCGTAACAGGATGCATTTATGTATTCAGTCAGGAAATTGTAGAGTGGCAGCGAAGTGATGAGATTTACGTTCCTGAGGTTAAGGAAAACCGTCTGCCTGTAAGTGCACTATGGAAACAAACACAAAAAGCAATTGGCGACAGCATTCAGATAAACGATGTTCACGTTTATAAAAACCCTGAAAAATCGCTGGAGTTTCATTGCTTTAAGGCAAGTCCTGAATCAGAATCCATATGGTATTTTAATACCGTTGAATACTATTATAAGGTATATACCGATCCTTATACCGGTAAAGTACTTGGCATTTACAATGAGAAGATGGATTTCTTTAATATTGTAAAGATGCTTCACTGGAGCCTTTTACTTAAAACCGAGATTGGCCAGCCCATAGTAGGTTGGGGTACCTTTATTTTTGTAATAATGCTTATTACAGGTATTATACTATGGTGGCCTAAAAATAAGGCAGCCCGCAAACAGCGCTTTAAATTCCAGTGGAAAGATTCTACACAGTGGCGCAGGAAAAACTATGACCTTCACAACATCCTTGGTTTTTACATTTCTGTCATAGTGATTATAATTGCCTTTACCGGAATGGTTTGGGCATTTACCTGGTTTCAGGCAATCGTTTATGTGGCAGGTTCGCAAAGCATAACACCTCCCGAGGTCGTAAAGAAAGAGTCGGTTATAAGTAATAATGATAAAGACATCGCTTTTGATAAAGCATGTGCCTATACCGAAAAACAATATAGCGATGCCGATGCTTACAGTATAGGCAAACCAGTGGAAGACAAAGGAGTTATTGATGTATATGTACAGCAATATCCGGGTAAATATTATGTATACCACCAGCTTATGTTTGACCAATACACCGGTGAATTATTACATAAGCGCAACCACAGCGAAAAGAACTTTGGTGAAAAACTTATTACGGCAAACTACGATATACATGTGGGTGCCATACTTGGCATTCCGGGTAAGATAATTGTCTTTATAGCCAGCTTTATAGCGGGTATGCTACCGGTTACTGGCTTCCTTATATGGTGGGGACGAAGAAACAAAAAAGTAGGAAAAACAAAGCCTACAGTTTCTAAGTAG
- a CDS encoding toxin-antitoxin system YwqK family antitoxin, whose amino-acid sequence MKKIIIAGLLLSACFVTAQETPKPKYELESQTVKATFYYDNGQVKQQGYYNKDGKLHGQWVAYNADGTKQAIGEYVNGEKTGKWFFWTGSILNEVDYNDSRIADIKKWSKEAVVLNK is encoded by the coding sequence ATGAAAAAGATAATTATTGCCGGATTGCTGTTATCAGCATGTTTTGTTACAGCACAAGAGACTCCAAAGCCAAAATATGAATTAGAAAGCCAAACTGTTAAAGCAACTTTTTATTATGATAACGGACAGGTTAAACAACAGGGTTATTATAATAAGGATGGTAAGCTTCACGGACAGTGGGTGGCTTATAATGCAGACGGAACCAAACAGGCGATAGGAGAGTATGTAAATGGAGAAAAAACAGGAAAATGGTTCTTTTGGACCGGGTCTATCCTTAACGAGGTAGATTATAATGACAGCAGGATCGCAGATATTAAGAAGTGGTCTAAAGAAGCTGTAGTTTTAAATAAGTAA